CGTCCAGGAGTTGTCCCACCGGCCTGGGCTTGATCCCACCGGCCTGTCAATGGAAGGGCGATGTGTTTTGCATCAGCAGGGAGCTGGGTCAAAGTTTAGCCAATCAACGGTTGCATAAGGACTTGCTATGGCTGGCCTCGGGGTCAGAGGCCTCCCGGCGTTCATTAACAACGACGTGTTCAATGATTATCTCCCGGGGATTTATGGCGGTGGACCCGTCCAAAGCACAACTGGCAGTGGCTGTGAGCCAAAGACCAGCCCCTGACGTCAGAGACAAGCCTCCCTTGGCGCAGCCGAGGGCAGGGCCTTTCTCCTCCTCAGGATTTAAGGCCAGGAGGCTCGGCTGGCCACCAACACAAGCAAGGCCGTCCTCCTGGGAATGCGCGCTCGCCAGCGGGAAGAATCCCAAAAGAAACCCTCGGATCTCTCATCGAGATCATCCAACAAGAGGAGAGGTAGGTACAGCCTTTCACCTACATTTGTACAAATTACAGCGATAACACAATCTCGGTTTCTTTTTTCCCTGGAGCTGTGACTGTCTGGAGGGGTGCAACCCAAACAAAGCACGTGGAGTTGGTTTGAGGGCATCTGTTGTCGCTTTTGTTCAGGATGCCTGTGCTTTCCATTTCAGGGAACCTTGACGTCCGTGCCCCTTAACACAACCCTGCAGAAATGCCTCCCCAGCACCAAAAGGGCCTCAACTTTTCAGCCAAAGTTGTCCAGGGCACCCTGGACAGCCTGCCCCAGGCAGCGAGGGAGTTTGTGGAGAGCAGCGCCAAGTTGTGCCAGCCTGACCAGATCCACATCTGCGATGGCTCTGAGGAGGAGAACCGGCAGCTGCTGGAACACATGGAGGAGCAGGGGGTGATCAAGAGGCTGAAGAAGTATGACAACTGGTAAGCGCAGCCTCTGGCCCGGCGCCCACGCCTTCCCCTCCACCCGCTTAGCGCTGCTGGAAAGACGGGGACGAAGAGCCCTCGGGAGGGTTGCAAACTCTCGGACAACTTAATAACAGCCAGAACCGTACAGACTTTAATTTAGTGACATCCATAGAGCAGCCCAAGTCTCCCCTGAGATGGCACAGACAAATGCTCTCTGCAAACCGGGtctctgagaaaaatgaaagtcagAGAGGCCCTGTCCTAGAGACCAGCTCCTGGTGGGGGACCCTGTCTGACAGGGTCCCAGTGGGTGTGGGTGTCCACATTCAGGTAACAACTCAGTGTGCTCAGCACCCCTGGGTGTAGGAAGAAGGTGATAGTGAGGAAAGTGGGCCAATCCTACATGGGGACGGGCCGGGGCAAGCCGGCCCGCAGGTGCCATGCAGAACAGAAGCGCTCCTTCTCCATTGctcatatgtgtattttttatttttgcagctgGTTGGCTCTCACTGACCCCAGAGATGTGGCCAGAATTGAGAGCAAGACGGTCATTATCACCCAGGAGCAGAGAGACGCAGTGCCTATCCCCAAAACCGGCCTCAGCCAGCTGGGGCGCTGGATGTCCGAGGAGGACTTTGAGAAAGCGTTCAACGCCCGGTTCCCAGGGTGCATGAAAGGTGAATAAAACAGTTATTTGATTGGGCAAAACCAAATAAAAGCAAGAGCAAGCCTTTGCTTATTATGTCCATCCTAATAGTAAGAGTAAAGGAAACTCATATGGCCTCAGGACCTTTAAATTCCATACGTGAATTGGCaatgtattaaaaatgtacatCTCAGTTCTGGTTTTACAGATTGTCTTATACGAACATGAAAACGATTTCTGTGCATGCAGATTTGAGATGGCTTGGTGGAACCCAATTGCATATTTAAGGAAACCCATTTCACCATTCGCTCACTTTCCAGTGGACTCTTCTAAATCAGGGGGCTGGGGCAAACAGAGCGCCACGTTGTTAGTGGAAGACCGTTAGAACAAGTCCACCTAGGAAAATGACGTTAGTTGTTTGTGAGTCCAGAGTCATTTCTCAGCAGTTCCCTCTGACTGGCCCCACAGGTCGCACCATGTATGTCATCCCATTCAGCATGGGGCCCCTCGGCTCCCCTCTCTCAAAGATCGGCATCCAGCTGACGGACTCGCCCTACGTGGTGGCCAGCATGCGCATCATGACGCGGATGGGCACGCCCGTGCTGGAGGCACTGGGCGATGGGGAGTTTGTCAAGTGTCTCCATTCCGTGGGGTGCCCTTTGCCTTTAAAAAGTAAGTgtattatttcaaaatcaaaagctagcattttaaaaagtaggctTAGCCTCAACCCCCAGACCTGTGCTCCTGGGATCCCCAGGCGGGGACGCGGTACACTAACGTGGGATGTGTCCTCCTGCGCAGAGCCTTTGGTTAACAACTGGGCCTGTAACCCAGAGCTGACCCTCATCGCCCACCTGCCTGACCGCAGAGAAATCATCTCCTTCGGGAGTGGCTACGGCGGGAACTCGCTCCTCGGAAAGAAATGCTTTGCTCTCAGGATGGCCAGCCGGCTGGCCAAGGAGGAGGGGTGGTTGGCAGAGCACATGCTGGTAAGACGCAGGAAATCCTACGTGTGCATGGTAGAGGGTTGGGGGCCTGAGGCAGGGAGGCGGCAAATATATACGGCATTATAGTTGCCATCGGGAGAGACCCAATATGCCCCAAGGACAGATTTGGGAATTCCATTGATAATTATGAATGCACTAATGTATGCCCCTTTGGAAGGACCTCAAACACCAACCATGCAACCAACAGAGATCCTTTGGACTTCATTATCCAAAATGCTCATTTTAATGTCAAGAAATAGATCTTGGACACCCCCTTTTGGGGGCTTCTGGGCACACTGCTAGACTGCAGTACTGGCGGGAGGGGAGGCGAGAATGAAGAGCTTCAGGGGGGATCTTGTCTCCAACAGATCCTGGGCATAAGCAACCCCGAGGGCCAGAAGAAGTACTTCGTGGCAGCCTTTCCCAGTGCCTGCGGGAAGACCAACCTGGCCATGATGAACCCCAGCCTCCCGGGGTGGAAAATAGAGTGTGTAGGTGACGACATCGCCTGGATGAAATTTGACCAACAAGGTGACCCTTTTGGCCCAACTGTCGGCAATAATAATTGGACCTAAGTGAATTTCCGGCTTTCAAAACATACCAAATTCTCCTAAATCCACAGTGTTTGAATTTTCAGATCAGTTATTTCAGATCTTACAAAGCCTTAGAATTATGTATTCTGTAAGCACTCTTTAATTTAATATTGAATCTGGACTGAAATGGGGCCATATGTTATTGTTTGTTTACATCAATTTGTTAAAATAGTATTGGTGGAAAACTGATGAGCAAGAAAGAGTTGAAAAAGTGTCAAAGTTGAatgtaataataaaagagaaacatattctagggaagagaaaaaaaagatttgagaatTTGGTATAACAGTTAGCCTGGTGAGTTATAAGAATATACGTTATGCTCTGCTTGGCGTTCATTTCTACTCCTCTGGTTTAAAACTTTCCAGGTAACTTAAGGGCTATCAACCCCGAAAATGGTTTTTTTGGTGTCGCTCCCGGAACCTCTGTGAAGACAAACCCCAACGCCATGAAGACCATCCAGAAGAACACCATATTCACCAACGTGGCCGAGACCAGCGACGGGGGCGTGTACTGGGAAGGCATCGACCAGCCGCTGGCCCCGGGCATCAGCCTCACCTCATGGAAGAACAAGGAGTGGACCCCCGAGGACGGTGAGCCCCCCCGGAGGCCCCGGGGCTCCAGCTGCGGGGGTTCCTTGCTGGAGCCAGATACTAAGGGGCCTCTCCTCTCTTGCTGTTGTAGGGGAACCTTGTGCCCACCCCAACTCGAGGTTCTGCGCCCCTGCCAGCCAGTGCCCCATCATCGACCCTGCCTGGGAGTCTCCGGAAGGCGTCCCCATCGAGGGCATCATCTTTGGAGGCCGCCGACCTACTGGTGAGGCCCTCCTTCATTCAGTGTGGGGGCATGGGTGTGTTGGCCACTGAGAACATTCGTGGATCGCTCCTTTTCCACAACCTTGTCAGAGGGTGCCAAAGATCTCCAGCTTCCTTTCCAAAACTCCAAGATAACTGGGGAGCTCAGGAGTAGAACCAACACTTCTGGCCACCTAGAACCTTTCTGGATCCCTGATGTAATGTCACTTTCTCCGGTCTGACTGTGCTGCGTGGCCCCGGAGGTGTGACTGGCTCAGCAGGTTTCGGCACTCTACCTTGGGAACGCAAAGTTAGCTCAGTTGGGGGGTGCCTTCTGCCGCATGCTTCCGTGTTGTGAGACGACATTGCTGGCCGAAGGGTCTGAGTGTCAAAGCTTTTAAGggacatttctttcttcctgctaaAGGTGTCCCTCTGGTCTACGAAGCTCTCAGCTGGCAGCATGGAGTGTTCGTGGGGGCGGCCATGAGATCGGAGGCCACGGCAGCCGCCGAGCACAAAGGTAAATCAAAGTCTAGATCTGAAGCCACCAATGAGGATGATTGGCacgctctctgtctctctctgtctctgtgtctctctgcatctctctccctctctgtccttgtgtgtgtatatatataaagtgaaaaCCAGGCATGCTTATGTCAACAATAAATGGTGCCAATGTTGTCCCATGAGAGCATGGCTCACCCACAGAGGCCCCCTCTCTGTTGCTAGGCAAAGTCATCATGCACGACCCCTTTGCCATGCGGCCCTTCTTTGGCTACAACTTCGGCAAATATCTGGCCCACTGGCTCAGCATGGCCCAGCGCCCAGCAGCCAAGCTGCCCAAGATCTTCCATGTCAACTGGTTCCGGAAGGACAAGGAAGGCAAATTCCTCTGGCCGGGCTTTGGAGAGAACTCCAGGGTGCTGGAGTGGATGTTCAACCGGATCAACGGGGAAGCCGGCGCCAAGCTCACGCCCATAGGCTACGTCCCTGAAGAGGACGCCCTGAACCTGAAAGGCCTGAGGGACGTCAACGTGAAGGCGCTCTTCCATATCTCCAAGGAGttctgggaggaggaggcggaggacaTCCAGAAGTACCTGGAGGAGCAAGTTAACGCCGACCTCCCCTACGAAATCGAGAGGGAGGTCCTCGCCCTGAAGCAAAGAATCAGCCAGATGTAATCAGCCCCCAGAGCTTCACCTGTAAGAGCACCCCCCTTTCCAATCCATACGATGGACGgggagcaagagagaggagagctTCCTCAATTGACACCGCCCGCAGCACGCTGATGACCACGGCGCCGGGGAGATGGAGAGACTCGAGTTAATTCTTTAGATGAGACCGCAGAGAACAGGCTAGTCACTGCGAGCTGGGGAAGGGAATCTTAGCATGTCTCCAAAATTCACTGTCTAACGCACATTTGTTCAACCCTGAGGGCACTCAGGCATTtcgtggtttttgttttttcactttagcTATATCAGTTAGCTGGAATGCACAGAAAAAATACTTGagctgtatatgtgtgtgtgtgtgtgtctgtgcacgtgTGTCCATGtactgttatctaaaatatgtTGGATACCTTTGGAAAAATCTTGGGCAAGATTACCTACTAGCTGTTGCTGGAAAGAAATGTTGCTTTcttattaatatgtatatttaaattatttttatagaccATTGTTTCTTACCTTTACgtaatttcaattttttcccttaacacctcttggaaaaattacaaaataaacttttatagaAAAGATGGATGTGTTTTGCTTGGTTTTTCTTAATTGAATCACCAAGAAGAGAGATCTCTGATGAAACACCTTGTGATCTGAATCCCCCCCCAGAGAACGTGGGGACATCCGGGGGAGAGTTGGGCGGACGGAGGAGCAGaaaggagcaggaggggaggtATGAACAGAGAGGACGTCTCCAGAAACAGACATGGTGCCACACTTTCGGTTTTCTGAATTAACCACTCATTAGCACCCAGAAGCCACTAGTTATTGTTTGTTAACAATTCTACAAACCTTTAAATGGTGGGTCTTGTGTAACTGGAGTGGGAGAGTTTAAAATGCGCTTTTTCACAAAAACTTGGGTCTGGGGGCTTGGCCTTCCACAAGACTTGCCTCATGGCCAGTTTCACAGCCTTTTGTCAATAAACTCTTTCTTGAGCAGCACCTTTCTCAGCGTCACCCACAGGGGAAGTGGGTAGAGAGAAAAGCATCCTTCAGGAGGATCAGCCAAAGGGGTCCCCACGGCTGAAGCATTAATTGCACACCTTCTGCATACTGAGCATCATGCCAACAGTGGGCTTGCAGCGAGCTTGCAGTGGGCTTGCAGTGGGCTGCCTTGGGAAGAGCAGCTGGTGTGGTTTGGCCTCCAGCCCTCGCCTGGTCCCTCTGCTCCTGGTTTTTATTGGGTGTTCCCGAACAATCCAAACAAACCACAAACTTGATGGGGCACATGCACGCTATGGATAAACACGACCTCCTCGCGTTGTTGCTTTCCTTTCTGCGCCCAGGTCGTTAAAGCGGCCCCACCCCTCTCCACCCAGCAAGGAGAGGCCAGTTCTCaggtccccccaccccctgggctTCACCCCCTTTCACAACTTGCAAACTCGCTCACCCCCCTAAACCCCTCTGCGCCTTGCAGCGGCTCCACGCAGAAGGCGAAGCTGAGATCACCCCGctcttacagatggggagacagaggccAGGAGTGTCCACGGGGCTGGAATAGCAAGgagagttttctttcccttttgagGAGCTGAGAGCTGACCAACTCTCCCAACAGAGTGCCGGGTTCTAATGCCAAAACCAGGGATGGGAAACCATTGAATGGAATTAAGTGCTATCTGCTCTATTAATTTAAATCAGTGCCTTTCAAACTCGTTTCTTCTTTCACTTCAGAACACTCGCTTGACACGGACTCTGACTCAGAAACTGAGGGTGGAAGGGAGAAAACCAGGAGGCCGCCCACCTGAGGCTGGACAGGGTGAGGGGGAGACCCAGGCCGCCTGGCTGCCGTTCCTCCACACCCTGGCAGCCTCTGAGGCAGTTCCTTGGACCCCTAAGAGGGACTTTGGGGATGCAGTTTGAGCGCCATTGATAAAATGTGTGCCCCGGGCCCCTGTGTACTGCTCTAGGCCCTCGGCGGGCTTTATCTCTTTGTGGGCAGAGCCGGCCATCTCAGAGTTCCCTGCCCTCCCACACAGCATCTCCACTCACCCAGCAGACTGGCATATGACCGTGTTGCCACCAGGCCCTGGAAGCCTGGGGGACAGGCCAGAGGAGTTGCCTCAAACAGAATAAGAGTTTTCAGGGCACCAAAAAGACTCAACACTTGGAATTGGcccctgactcagtttccccaaactGTGTCAGTGGAATGTGCCTCCACCTCCAAGTCCTGGTTTCTGTACTGGGCCCTCCGGCTACAGTAATCAGGCACTGTGACCTCATTTGCCGACATTATCTTGTGATGCCTCAGCCCACGCGAGGCAGGAAGGCGGATATGGCCAAGCTGGTTTGCAGCGGCCACGCTGAGACCCCGGGAGGGTCAGTGGCTTGTCTAGAGAATGAAAACCTGGTGTCCCGGTTCCTGGGCAGCCTTCTTCACAGCACCACATGGGACTGCAGCCTTCACTCGGAAGCCGACCTGAGTGCTGCCCCTGACCCCCGGCTTCCCGGagccaggctggaggctgggTTAGGGACCGGAACATAGTAGGTACACAGCAAATATTGAACCAGGACAACAAACCGGCCCAACACTCGCTCCAGGCATCTGGGGACAgtggggcgggcgggcgggcagggctggggctcaggGGCTGAAGggccccctcttctctccctctctccttgggCACCTCAACCCTGAGCTCCGGGCTGCTCACTTGGCCCCTGGCTGCCACATGGCATATCCCTTCTGGAGCTTTCAGACCACAGGGTATGTATGGGCCCAGAGGCTCCCGGGGCCTGCTCCCCTGCCAGAGGGCACCAGGCCAGAGCAACCTCTGCTGTGTCATCGCTGTCAGCAGTTTCAGTAACAGGGCACTGGTTTCGATCGCCTATGGG
The Equus przewalskii isolate Varuska chromosome 21, EquPr2, whole genome shotgun sequence DNA segment above includes these coding regions:
- the PCK1 gene encoding phosphoenolpyruvate carboxykinase, cytosolic [GTP]; the protein is MPPQHQKGLNFSAKVVQGTLDSLPQAAREFVESSAKLCQPDQIHICDGSEEENRQLLEHMEEQGVIKRLKKYDNCWLALTDPRDVARIESKTVIITQEQRDAVPIPKTGLSQLGRWMSEEDFEKAFNARFPGCMKGRTMYVIPFSMGPLGSPLSKIGIQLTDSPYVVASMRIMTRMGTPVLEALGDGEFVKCLHSVGCPLPLKKPLVNNWACNPELTLIAHLPDRREIISFGSGYGGNSLLGKKCFALRMASRLAKEEGWLAEHMLILGISNPEGQKKYFVAAFPSACGKTNLAMMNPSLPGWKIECVGDDIAWMKFDQQGNLRAINPENGFFGVAPGTSVKTNPNAMKTIQKNTIFTNVAETSDGGVYWEGIDQPLAPGISLTSWKNKEWTPEDGEPCAHPNSRFCAPASQCPIIDPAWESPEGVPIEGIIFGGRRPTGVPLVYEALSWQHGVFVGAAMRSEATAAAEHKGKVIMHDPFAMRPFFGYNFGKYLAHWLSMAQRPAAKLPKIFHVNWFRKDKEGKFLWPGFGENSRVLEWMFNRINGEAGAKLTPIGYVPEEDALNLKGLRDVNVKALFHISKEFWEEEAEDIQKYLEEQVNADLPYEIEREVLALKQRISQM